A genomic stretch from Litoribacterium kuwaitense includes:
- a CDS encoding glycosyltransferase family 2 protein: MNTFKKVTVLMPVYNGAKYLSEAIESILNQTYKEFDLLIINDGSTDNSEEIINRFSDDRIKYIANDKNIGLIRTLNKGICLVRSEYIARMDADDISLPMRLEKQIKFMDEHQDIAVSGTSVLVFNEKGTIGKSIVSKDSNEIKTRLLFHCALMHPSVIIRKG; the protein is encoded by the coding sequence ATGAACACTTTTAAAAAAGTTACAGTGTTAATGCCTGTATATAATGGAGCAAAGTACTTATCTGAAGCAATAGAAAGCATACTAAATCAAACATATAAAGAATTTGATCTTTTAATTATTAATGACGGATCAACTGACAACAGTGAGGAAATTATAAATAGGTTCTCTGATGATAGGATTAAATATATTGCTAATGACAAGAATATTGGTTTAATTAGAACTTTAAATAAAGGGATATGCTTAGTTAGAAGTGAGTATATTGCTAGAATGGATGCAGATGATATTAGTTTACCAATGAGGTTAGAAAAACAAATAAAATTTATGGATGAGCATCAAGACATTGCTGTTTCAGGGACATCTGTCTTAGTTTTCAATGAGAAAGGTACCATAGGAAAGTCTATAGTAAGTAAAGATTCTAATGAAATTAAAACTAGGTTATTATTTCACTGTGCCCTAATGCATCCTTCCGTTATTATCAGAAAAGGGTAA